The genomic window GCTGCCGTGGCTGAAGGCGCGGCCGCAGGCCGTGATCGTGAACATCGGCTCGACCTTCGGCAGCCTGCCGTTCGCCGGCTTCGCCGCCTACTCGGCGGCCAAGGCCGGCCTGCGCGGTTTCTCGCAGGCGCTGCGCCGCGAGCTCGCCGACACGCAGGTGGCGGTGATCCACCTGGCGCCGCGTGCGATCGACACGCCGCTCAACAGCGACGCGGTGAACGCGCTCAACCGCGCGCTCAACAACCGCAGCGACGACGCCGATGCGGTCGCCCGCCAGGTCGTCGCCGCGCTGCGCGCCGGCGACGGCGAGCGCCACTTCGGTTTCCCCGAGCGCTTCTTCGCCTGGCTGAACGGCGTCGCACCGACGCTGATCGACCGCGGCCTCGCCGGCAAGCTCGCCGTGATCAAGCAGCACGCCCCCACCCGATAGAGAACGAAAGGAGTCCCCGATGAAAATCCACCGCACGCTCGCCCTTGCGCTCGGCCTCGCCGCCAGCACGCTCGCCGCCGCCACGACGCCGGAAGAGCTGATCCGCCCGATCCAGGAACAATGGGCCGAGATCAAGTACAAGCAGCCTGAGAAGCAGCAAGCCGAGAGCTACGGCAAACTCGCCGCGCAGGCAAAGAAAATCGTCGAAGCCAACCCCGGCGTCGCCGAGGCGCTGATCTGGGAAGGCATCGTGCTCTCCAGCGAGGCCGGCGCCAAGGGCGGCCTCGGCGCGCTCGGGCTGGCCAAGGAAGCCCGCCAGCGCCTCGACGAGGCGTTGAAGCTGAACGACAAGGCGCTCGCCGGCTCGGCCTACACCAGCCTCGCCACGCTCTACGCGAAGGTGCCCGGCTGGCCGATCGGCTTCGGCGACAAGGAGCGCGCCGAGGAGTACTTCAAGAAGTCGCTGGCGATCAATCCCAACGGTATTGACCCGAACTTCTTTTATGGCGAGTATCTGGCCGAACGCGACCGCATCGCGGAGGCGCGCAGCCACCTCGAAGCGGCGCTCAAGGCGCCGCCGCGCCCCGGGCGCGAACTGGCCGACAGCGGCCGCCGCCAGGAAATTCAGGCGCTCTTGGCCAAACTGAACAAGGAAGGGAAGTAATTGCGGGTCCTGCTCGTCGAAGATGATGCCCTGCTCGGCGACGGCATCCGTGCCGGGCTGAAGCTTGCCGACTACGCCGTCGACTGGGTGCGCGACGGCGAGGCGGCACGACTGGCGCTCGCCGACCACGCCTACGACGCCTGCGTGCTCGACCTCGGCCTGCCGAAGAAGGATGGCCTCGCCGTCCTCAAGGAGGCGCGCGCGCGCGGCAACGCGCTGCCGGTACTGATCCTCACCGCCCGCGACACGCATGCCGACAAGATCGGCGGGCTCGACGCCGGCGCCGACGACTACTTGACCAAGCCCTTCGACCTCGGCGAACTGCAGGCGCGGCTGCGCGCGCTGATCCGCCGCGCCGCCGGTGCGCCGACGCCGGTGCTGGAACATGCCGGCGTGACGCTGGAGCCGGCGAGCAAGCGGGTGACGCTGAACGGCCAGCCGGTGACGCTGTCGGCGCGCGAGTACGCGCTGCTGCACGACCTGCTGACGCACAAGAACCAGCTGCGCACCCGCGCCCAGCTCGAGGAAAGCCTCTACGCCTGGGGCGAGGAAAAGGAAAGCAACACCGTCGAGGTCTACGTCCACCACCTGCGCAAGAAGCTCGGCGCCGACTTCATCCGCACCGTGCGCGGCTTCGGCTACCAGCTCGGCGAACGCGTCGCGCGCGGCGGGGACGACTGATGGCCGGCCTGCTGCACGGCCGGTCGCCGGGTTCGCTGCGCTGGCGCCTGCTGCGCTGGGTATCGCTGGCGACCTTGCTGATCTGGAGCCTGGCCGCCGCGCTCAGCTACCGCCAGGCGCGGCACGAGGTACAGGAGCTGATGGACGGGCAGATGGCGAAGACCGCGCGCCTGCTCGTCGCCCAGGCGCGCACCGACGCCGGCCGCCTCGCCGCCCTGCCGGCGAACATGAACGGGCTGCGCGGTGCCAAGATCCGGCGCAGCGAACTGGTCCTCGAATACCGTATCGTCCGCAGCGACGGCACGACGCTGCTGGCGTCCGCCAACGCGCCGGCGACGCCGGTCGGCACCGCCCTCGGCTACGCCGAGATCGAACACGACGGGCAGCCGTGGCGCAGCCTGGTGCTGGAAACCGCGGACGGCGCCTACCGCGTTCAGGTCGCCCACGCCAACAAGTCGCGCGACAAGGAGGCGCTCGAGATCGCGCGCAAGACCGTGCTGCCGCTGGCGCTGCTGCTGCCGCTGATGATCGCGCTGATCTACCTCTCGGTGCGGCGCGGCCTGAAGCCGCTCGACGACCTCGCCGCCGACGTCGCCGCGCGCTCGCCGGAGAACCTCGCGGCGCTGGCGCCGACCGCCGCACCGCTGGAAGCGCAGCCGCTGGCGAAGGCGCTCAACCGGCTGCTCGGCCGCCTGTCGGCGACGCTCGACAACGAGCGCCGCTTCACCGCCGACGCCGCGCACGAGCTGCGCACGCCGCTCGCCGCGCTGAAGGTGCAGGCGCAGGTGGCGATGGCGACCAGGGACGCAGCCCAGCACCGGCATGCGCTGGCGCAGGTGATCGCCGGGGCCGACCGCGCCACGCGGCTGGTCGAGCAGCTGCTGCGGCTGGCCCGGCTGGACCCGCTCGAACGCGTGCCCGACCCGCAGCCGGTCGACCTCGCCGGGCTGGCACGGACGGCGGTCGACGAGGCGCGCGCCGGTGCCGACGAGAAGGGGCAGACGCTGACGCTCGCCGCCGACGCGGCGGCGGTGAGCGGCGACCGCGACCTGCTCGCGGTGGCGCTGCGCAACCTGGTCGACAACGCCGTTCGCTATACGCCGGAGGGCGGCCGCATCGAGGTGCGCGTCGGCTGCGAGCACGGCGCGGCGTGCGTCGCCGTCGCCGACAACGGCCCGGGTGTGCCGGCGGCGGAGCTGCCGCGACTGGTCGAACGCTTCTACCGCGGCCGCGAAGCCGGCGCCGAAGGCAGCGGCCTCGGGCTGGCGATCGTCCGCCGCATCGCCGAACTGCACGGCGCCCGGCTGGAGGTCGAGAACGCCGAGGCCGGCGGCTTCGTCGCGACGCTGCGCTGGGGGCCCGGCGCCGCAAGCGCCCCCGCTTCCGACTGACCGCCTCCGCCCTCCCGCCGCCTTAAGACTCGCTTCAGACTCGGCAGCGACAATCCTCGCCTGCCGGCAGCGCGCCGCACTCCCGTCGCGCCCAGCCACGCGCACTGCCTCCGGCGCGAACCGCCGCCGGACCCGAAACCGCGAGGACTCCCGACATGGACATGGCGCAGACCGCAAGACGCGCGCGCACCGAAGACCGCATCGACTGGCGCGCGCTCGCCCGCGCCTACCTGTTCTTCTGGTATTTCTCCGGCGTCAGCCATCTCCTGCTGCTGGCCAGCGGCGCCACCGGCTTCTTCCCGTTCCGCCAGGGCCTGCTGGTCAGCGCGCTGTGGCTGGTGCCGCTGCTGCTGCTGCCGCGGCACGGCCGGCGCATCGCCGCCCTCGTCGGCGCCGTGTTGTGGGCCTGCTCGCTGGTCAACCTCGGCTACTTCGCGATCTACGGCCAGGAGTTCTCGCAGAGCGCGCTGTACATCGTCTTCGAATCGAACCCGGCCGAGGCCGGCGAGTACCTCGGCAACTACTTCGCGTGGTGGATGCCGCCGGCGGCGCTCGCCTACACCGCCGGCGCCGTCTGGCTGTGGCGAGGCCTGCGGCCGCTGGCGATGCCGCGCCGGCAGGCCTGGGCGATCGTCGCGCTGGTGCTGCTGGTCGTCTTCCTGCCGGCGACGCTGAAGACCGCGCGCAAGCGCTCGCTGCTCTCGGAGGCCTGGGCCGAATCGGTGATGAACCGGCTGGAACCGGCCGTTCCCTGGCAGTTCGCCTTCGGCCTGGTCAGGTACGAGGAACAGCTGGCGCAGATGCAATCGCTGCTCGAAAAGAACAAAAGCCTGCCGCCGCTGGCGAAGCTCGTCGACGCCAACGGCGGCCTGCCGGCGACGCTGGTGCTGGTCATCGGCGAATCGACCAACCGCCAGCATATGGGCCTCTACGGCTACGCGCGCGACACCTCGCCGCAGCTGCAGGCGCTGCACGGGCAGCTGACCGCCTTCGACAACGTCATCGCCTCGCGCCCGTACACGATCGAGACGCTGCAGCAGGCGCTGACCTTCGCCGACCAGGAGAACCCGGACCTGCACCTGAGCCGGCCGTCGCTGATGAACCTGATGAAGCAGGCCGGCTACAAGACCTACTGGATCACCAACCAGCAGACCCTGAGCAAGCGCAACACGATGCTCACCAACTTCTCCGAGCAGACCGACGAGCAGGTCTATCTCAACCACACGCGCTCGCAGAATTCCTACCAGTTCGACGGCAACGTCCTCACCCCCTTCGCGCGCATCCTCGGCGACGCGGCGGAGCGCAGGTTCATCGTCGTCCACCTGCTCGGCACGCACATGCGCTACGAATACCGCTACCCGCCGGAGTTCGAGCATTTCAAGGACGCTTCCGGCCTCCCCGGCTGGGTCGGCGACAAGCACCTGGCGATGATCAACCACTACGACAACGCCGTCCGCTACAACGACTTCGTCGTCGCCAGCCTGGTCGAGCGCCTCGCCGCCGCCGGCGGCAGATCGTTGATGCTCTACTTCGCCGACCACGGCGAGGACGTCTACGACACGCCGCCGCACGATTTCATCGGCCGCAACGAGGCGAGCCCGACGCCGGCGATGTACACAGTGCCCTTCCTGCTGTGGCGCTCGCCCGAGTGGCAGGCGGCGCATCCGCGCAGCTTCGCCGGCCAGACCGGGCGCCTCTACCAGACCGCGCACCTGATCCACACCTGGGCCGACCTCGCCGGCCTGTCGTTCGACGGCTACGACCCGACGAAGAGCGTGGTGAACGAGCGCTTCAAGGAGCGCCCGCTATGGGTCGGCGCCCCCGGCTCGGCGAAGGGCCTCGTCGACCTGCGGCCGATGCTGGCGGGCGGCGGCCGCGGGCGCTGAGGGGGCGACGGCAGGCGGCGATCAGACCCGCCCGCGCTCCGCCAGCGACAGCGGCGGCGCCGTGCCGGCGACGATGAAGTGGTCGAGCAGGCGCACGTCGACGAGGGCCAGCGCGTCCTTCAGCGCCCGCGTCAGCGCCTCGTCGGCCGCCGACGGCTCGGCGACGCCGGACGGGTGGTTGTGGGCGAGGATCACCGCCGCCGCGTTGTGCGCGAGCGCGCGCTTGACCACCTCGCGCGGATAGACCGAGGTCTGCGTCAGCGTGCCGCGGAACAGCTCCTCGCCGGCGATGAGCCGGTTCTGCGCATCCAGCCACAGCGCCAGGAAGACTTCGTGCGGCCGCCCGGCGAGCGTCAGCCGCAGGTAGTCGCGCACCGCCTGCGGCGAGGTCAGCAGCTCGCGCGCGGCGAGCCGTTCGCCGAGCGCGCGCTTCGCCATTTCCAGCACCGCCTGCAGCTGCGCGTACTTGGCCGCGCCCATGCCGGGCACCGCGGCGAACTCGGCCTGCGTCGCCGCGAACAGCCGGTTGAGGCTGCCGAAGCGGGCAATAAGCTCGCGCCCGAGGTCGACCGCGCTCTTGCCCCGCATGCCGACGCGCAGGAAGATCGCCAGCAGCTCGGCGTCGGAGAGCACGCCGGCGCCCTGCGCCAGCAGGCGCTCGCGCGGACGCTCGTCCGCCGGCCAGTCGGTGATCGCCATGCCGCACCCCCTCACGTACAATTGGTCGAGACGCATTCTACCGATATGACCATGGAATTACAGGGCAAGCACATCGTTCTCGGCATCACTGGCGGCATCGCCGCCTACAAGGCGGCCGAGCTGACCCGGCTGCTGGTCAAGGCCGGCGCCACGGTGCAGGTGGTGATGACCGAGGGGGCGACGCATTTCGTGACGCCGGTGACCTTCCAGGCGCTGTCCGGGCGCACGGTGTTCACCGACCAGTGGGACGGCCGCGTCGCCAACAACATGGCGCACATCGACCTGTCGCGCGAGGCCGACCTGATCCTGGTCGCGCCGGCGTCGGCCGACTTCCTCGCCAAGGTCGCGCACGGGCTCGCCGACGACCTGCTGACGACCATGGTGCTCGCCCGCGACTGTCCGCTGCTGGCGGCGCCGGCGATGAACAAGCAGATGTGGGAGAACCCGGCGACGCGGCGCAACGTGTCGACGCTCGCCGCCGACGGCGTGACGCTGCTCGGCCCCGGTTGCGGCGATCAGGCCTGCGGCGAGACCGGCGACGGGCGCATGCTGGAGCCGGAGGAGATCGTCGAGGATTTGGTCGCCTTCCTGCAGCCGAAGCTGCTCGCCGGCAGGAAGGTGCTGATCACCGCCGGCCCGACCTTCGAGGCGATCGACCCGGTGCGCGGCATCACCAACCTGTCGTCGGGCAAGATGGGCTTCGCCGTCGCCCGCGCCGCGCGCGAAGCGGGCGCCGAAGTGACGCTGGTCTGCGGCCCGGTCAGCCAGCCGACGCCGCGCGGCGTGACACGGATCGACGTCACCGGCGCACTCGACATGCACCGCGAAGTGATGGCGCGCGCCGCCGCGCAGGACGTCTTCGTCGGCGTCGCCGCAGTCGCCGACTACCGGCCGCAGGCCGCTGCCGAACACAAGATCAAGAAGGACGATGGCGCGCCGCCGGCGATCATGCTGGTCGAGAACCCGGACATCCTGGCCGAGGTCGCGGCGCTGCCGAAGCCGCCGCTGTGCGTCGGCTTCGCCGCCGAGAGCCGCAACCTCGCCGACTACGCGCGGAAGAAGCGCGCGAAGAAGAAGATTCCGCTGATCGCCGGCAACCTGATCGAGCACGGCTTCGGCGGCGAGGACAACACGCTGGTGCTGTTCGACGACGCCGGCCAGACGCCGCTGCCGCCCGGCCCGAAGAGCGAACTGGCGCGCGCGCTGGTCGCCCACATCGCGCGCCTGCTGCGGGGCGATTGATGACCGACGACGAGCTCGTCCGCGCCGGCACGCGCCGCGTCGTCGGCCGCGCCGCGCTGCGCCGCCTGGGCGCCCTGGTGCGCGAATGGCAGGCGGAGGAGGCGGCGAAGGCGGTGCTGGCGAAGCGCTTCAGCGCCGGACTCGCCGTCGCCGCGCTGCTCGCGCTCGCGCTGTTCCACTGGCTCTACCGCTGATTCCCGACACCGACAGGAAACCTCCATGCATCGAATCGACGTCCGCATCCTCGACCCCCGCCTGCGCGACACGCCGCCGCACTACGCCACGCCGGGCGCCGCCGGCCTCGACCTGCGCGCCTGCATCGAGGCGCCGGTGAAGATCCACCCCGGCGAGACCATGCTGGTCCCCACCGGCATCGCCATCCACCTCGCCGACCCCGGTCTGGCGGCGATGATCCTGCCGCGCTCGGGGCTCGGCCACAAGCACGGCATCGTGCTCGGCAACCTGGTCGGGCTGATCGATTCCGACTACCAGGGCGAGATCATGGTGTCGACGTGGAACCGCGGCAAGGAGCCGTTCACGCTCAACCCGCTCGACCGGCTGGCACAG from Azospira restricta includes these protein-coding regions:
- a CDS encoding SDR family oxidoreductase, which translates into the protein MQLNNARILLTGATGGLGQALAQQLAADGARLLLAGRDTARLAALNAALGGEHSSVRADLTRPEGVAAAAGAAREFGANVLINNAGVGGFGLYERQDWDEIDSLLATNLAAPMRLTHALLPWLKARPQAVIVNIGSTFGSLPFAGFAAYSAAKAGLRGFSQALRRELADTQVAVIHLAPRAIDTPLNSDAVNALNRALNNRSDDADAVARQVVAALRAGDGERHFGFPERFFAWLNGVAPTLIDRGLAGKLAVIKQHAPTR
- a CDS encoding response regulator — translated: MRVLLVEDDALLGDGIRAGLKLADYAVDWVRDGEAARLALADHAYDACVLDLGLPKKDGLAVLKEARARGNALPVLILTARDTHADKIGGLDAGADDYLTKPFDLGELQARLRALIRRAAGAPTPVLEHAGVTLEPASKRVTLNGQPVTLSAREYALLHDLLTHKNQLRTRAQLEESLYAWGEEKESNTVEVYVHHLRKKLGADFIRTVRGFGYQLGERVARGGDD
- a CDS encoding ATP-binding protein, translated to MAGLLHGRSPGSLRWRLLRWVSLATLLIWSLAAALSYRQARHEVQELMDGQMAKTARLLVAQARTDAGRLAALPANMNGLRGAKIRRSELVLEYRIVRSDGTTLLASANAPATPVGTALGYAEIEHDGQPWRSLVLETADGAYRVQVAHANKSRDKEALEIARKTVLPLALLLPLMIALIYLSVRRGLKPLDDLAADVAARSPENLAALAPTAAPLEAQPLAKALNRLLGRLSATLDNERRFTADAAHELRTPLAALKVQAQVAMATRDAAQHRHALAQVIAGADRATRLVEQLLRLARLDPLERVPDPQPVDLAGLARTAVDEARAGADEKGQTLTLAADAAAVSGDRDLLAVALRNLVDNAVRYTPEGGRIEVRVGCEHGAACVAVADNGPGVPAAELPRLVERFYRGREAGAEGSGLGLAIVRRIAELHGARLEVENAEAGGFVATLRWGPGAASAPASD
- the cptA gene encoding phosphoethanolamine transferase CptA — protein: MDMAQTARRARTEDRIDWRALARAYLFFWYFSGVSHLLLLASGATGFFPFRQGLLVSALWLVPLLLLPRHGRRIAALVGAVLWACSLVNLGYFAIYGQEFSQSALYIVFESNPAEAGEYLGNYFAWWMPPAALAYTAGAVWLWRGLRPLAMPRRQAWAIVALVLLVVFLPATLKTARKRSLLSEAWAESVMNRLEPAVPWQFAFGLVRYEEQLAQMQSLLEKNKSLPPLAKLVDANGGLPATLVLVIGESTNRQHMGLYGYARDTSPQLQALHGQLTAFDNVIASRPYTIETLQQALTFADQENPDLHLSRPSLMNLMKQAGYKTYWITNQQTLSKRNTMLTNFSEQTDEQVYLNHTRSQNSYQFDGNVLTPFARILGDAAERRFIVVHLLGTHMRYEYRYPPEFEHFKDASGLPGWVGDKHLAMINHYDNAVRYNDFVVASLVERLAAAGGRSLMLYFADHGEDVYDTPPHDFIGRNEASPTPAMYTVPFLLWRSPEWQAAHPRSFAGQTGRLYQTAHLIHTWADLAGLSFDGYDPTKSVVNERFKERPLWVGAPGSAKGLVDLRPMLAGGGRGR
- the radC gene encoding RadC family protein; amino-acid sequence: MAITDWPADERPRERLLAQGAGVLSDAELLAIFLRVGMRGKSAVDLGRELIARFGSLNRLFAATQAEFAAVPGMGAAKYAQLQAVLEMAKRALGERLAARELLTSPQAVRDYLRLTLAGRPHEVFLALWLDAQNRLIAGEELFRGTLTQTSVYPREVVKRALAHNAAAVILAHNHPSGVAEPSAADEALTRALKDALALVDVRLLDHFIVAGTAPPLSLAERGRV
- the coaBC gene encoding bifunctional phosphopantothenoylcysteine decarboxylase/phosphopantothenate--cysteine ligase CoaBC, whose product is MELQGKHIVLGITGGIAAYKAAELTRLLVKAGATVQVVMTEGATHFVTPVTFQALSGRTVFTDQWDGRVANNMAHIDLSREADLILVAPASADFLAKVAHGLADDLLTTMVLARDCPLLAAPAMNKQMWENPATRRNVSTLAADGVTLLGPGCGDQACGETGDGRMLEPEEIVEDLVAFLQPKLLAGRKVLITAGPTFEAIDPVRGITNLSSGKMGFAVARAAREAGAEVTLVCGPVSQPTPRGVTRIDVTGALDMHREVMARAAAQDVFVGVAAVADYRPQAAAEHKIKKDDGAPPAIMLVENPDILAEVAALPKPPLCVGFAAESRNLADYARKKRAKKKIPLIAGNLIEHGFGGEDNTLVLFDDAGQTPLPPGPKSELARALVAHIARLLRGD
- the dut gene encoding dUTP diphosphatase, which encodes MHRIDVRILDPRLRDTPPHYATPGAAGLDLRACIEAPVKIHPGETMLVPTGIAIHLADPGLAAMILPRSGLGHKHGIVLGNLVGLIDSDYQGEIMVSTWNRGKEPFTLNPLDRLAQLVVVPVLQVAFNIVDEFVASDRGDGGFGSTGHA